A section of the Calditrichota bacterium genome encodes:
- a CDS encoding PorV/PorQ family protein produces MKRTSFTFSAGAFDRIRGVVAAFLALTVATASLGREVQKVGTTSLTTLKVTTSVRAAGMGDAYCAMADDIQSIFWNPAGLYHLKGTSAAFTQINMPADIQFNTAAVARNLGRIGVVGVHLIAMNTGDMPVRTIFQPDGTGENFIAYDVIGGASYAGRLTDRFIYGANLRMVVSGIKGENYTGLLGDFGTLYETSLRTLKLGMAIQNFGPDVKYSGSYYDYLDQGRRARSTPASNNFSAAPPPTIYRIGLAFNFFEMTEVDRPEQFDASVAVEMSHPNDNRERLNIGVEAWYLRMIALRAGYKFRLANSYGYDEEHWTAGFGLCVPIPGGSTVNLDYAYLESGRLGEAASGFAETPHRFSLGINF; encoded by the coding sequence ATGAAACGAACCTCATTCACCTTTTCAGCCGGCGCTTTCGACCGGATCAGGGGAGTTGTTGCGGCCTTCCTCGCTCTAACAGTTGCCACCGCATCGCTCGGCCGGGAAGTTCAAAAGGTTGGGACTACCAGTCTTACGACGCTTAAGGTTACCACCAGCGTTCGTGCCGCCGGTATGGGCGACGCATACTGCGCCATGGCCGATGACATCCAGTCGATCTTCTGGAATCCAGCCGGGCTTTACCATTTAAAGGGGACTTCGGCGGCATTCACCCAGATCAATATGCCTGCCGATATCCAGTTCAACACCGCAGCAGTCGCTCGCAATCTGGGGCGGATCGGAGTGGTCGGTGTTCATCTCATTGCGATGAATACCGGCGATATGCCTGTCCGGACTATATTCCAGCCCGATGGGACCGGCGAGAACTTCATCGCCTACGATGTCATCGGCGGGGCGTCCTACGCCGGAAGATTGACCGATCGGTTCATCTACGGCGCCAACTTGCGGATGGTCGTATCGGGTATCAAGGGTGAAAACTACACCGGTCTATTGGGAGACTTCGGGACCCTCTACGAGACTTCTCTTCGGACGCTGAAACTCGGGATGGCGATACAGAACTTTGGCCCCGATGTGAAGTACTCGGGGAGTTATTACGATTACCTCGACCAGGGGCGAAGAGCGCGAAGCACACCCGCCTCCAACAATTTCAGCGCAGCCCCTCCGCCGACCATTTACCGCATCGGCCTGGCTTTCAACTTTTTCGAAATGACCGAAGTGGATCGACCGGAGCAATTCGACGCGAGCGTAGCGGTCGAGATGAGTCATCCCAACGACAACCGCGAGCGACTCAACATCGGCGTCGAGGCCTGGTATCTTCGTATGATCGCCCTGCGCGCCGGTTATAAGTTCAGACTCGCCAACAGTTATGGCTACGATGAGGAGCATTGGACTGCCGGTTTCGGCCTCTGCGTTCCGATTCCGGGCGGGTCCACCGTCAACCTCGACTATGCCTACCTCGAGTCAGGTCGGCTGGGTGAAGCCGCAAGCGGATTCGCGGAGACTCCGCACCGCTTCTCACTCGGCATCAATTTCTAA
- a CDS encoding cobalamin B12-binding domain-containing protein, whose product MTTPEPGRKIRVIIAKPGLDGHDRGAKVLAAAFRDAGMEVIYLGLRQTPEMIVEAALQEDADVIALSILSGAHMTIFPKVRRLMNEAGLDDVLLIGGGIIPPEEIDELEKHGIDRLFGPGTPVSEPIAFIRNWFTTSHQSVLAPA is encoded by the coding sequence ATGACCACCCCGGAGCCCGGACGCAAGATTCGCGTTATCATCGCCAAACCCGGTCTTGACGGCCACGATCGCGGCGCCAAAGTGCTCGCTGCAGCCTTTCGTGACGCCGGAATGGAAGTGATCTACCTCGGACTGCGCCAGACGCCCGAGATGATCGTCGAAGCCGCTTTGCAGGAGGATGCCGATGTAATCGCTCTCTCCATCCTTTCCGGCGCGCATATGACGATTTTTCCCAAGGTGCGCCGGTTGATGAATGAAGCCGGACTGGACGACGTGCTTCTAATCGGCGGCGGTATTATTCCTCCCGAAGAGATCGACGAACTGGAAAAGCACGGCATCGATCGCCTCTTTGGGCCCGGCACTCCGGTCAGTGAGCCGATTGCCTTCATTCGCAACTGGTTTACCACATCGCACCAGTCGGTTCTTGCTCCGGCATAG